ACTGCAGGCTATTGGCTATTGACGGAAGGATATACTTACCAGTGACAGGACAACAGCCGCCATCTTTGTAGTGGAAGTTGGAGCCACAGAGGCAGACCGCGTTAGGACCAAGAAGGTCGAAGCACTGAGCGTCCAGTTGGCGTTACAGCCGGAGGAAACTGAAGGTTATTGATTGACTATTGAAGCAAGGTTGTAATCTTACCAGTGACAGGCCAACAGCCGCCATCTTTGAAGTGGAAGTTGGGGCCACAGAGGCAGGAGCCGTTTAGGCAGACCGCGTTAGGACCGAGGCCTTCGAAGCACTGAGCGTCTACGGTGCAGTTTGCGTTGTAGCCGGGGGAGACTGTTGAAGGAGAAAGTGTTGACGATTTTGCAAAGTAAAGGTTTTACTGAAATGCTGTAACATTTTGGTGTAgtaggaatgtaggtatataacgaCTCTCAGCATGAGGCCAAAGGTCGAGCTGCAAGAAAGCAGAGCTTGGAATTGACCAATGGCGATATGTGGACGAGGCCGAAGGCCACGAGCTCCGCATACCGgcttggccacgacattgagcgacttgcgacggcggcagcgataaccataggttggagatacacagcgatcggacctttcgttaccacctatggttgtcgctttatggtagccacacaaaaaattccaatcaatcttttcttaaaaaatttcaataagtttgatcgtttgtggtgaaaaaaaaatgtatggagaacagaatggccaactttcttaaaaatagtttatctaataatactgattctaaaatggtatcacacacgctaattacatctttacagacaaagatatggcctagattgtgattaaagtgaagtatggagctagccattaaaaaagacagaaaagttcgataatctcgaaaaccacgaaacttttactagacctataagtgcattttctggaccagcctaaggtgctctgtcggtggttagaaggttatccactaattactgggcaccctgtataaagcaCCTTATACATAGAACTTTACAagacttaattaattaaattgtattttataattttcttacGAATGCATAAGTCAAAATCACAGATTAAGAAGACTATTAGCTCATTGATCTTTACAGCGCATTTATGAATGGCAATTTTCAGAGGCATAGTAGAGTAACACCGGTGGTAATGTTTCTTTTCATTCATCATCTGTTTAtgtaaattgaaaaattaatccTTTCGATTTACCTATCATTTTTGGCACAATATAATCACTTACCCTCCCAGCACTCGTCGCTATACTCTACGTACTCTTCTGTACACTGACAGGTCATTCCACTGGTTCCAGCCACGCACTCTGTATTGTTGATGACACAGTCGAGGTTTTCCACACAGGTACCACCAATAACTGAAATGAATTTTACATAATGGCATTATCAGTCTCCCAAAATAGTACTGAAACTACTGAACTTAGTACTTGGTTcacaaaatttattaatttcttgaTCTGATGGCCAAGcaaagatgccaatcgtttgcgccgaaGCGAACGAAACAGTAATGTGTCTCTGTCTCTCTTtcagtgcgacagagagacattaGCGTTTCGGCGCTACGGCGCAAAGTACCCGTACTATGCCATGAGACACTGACacttgacagtgtcaaaagtgacatataGTATACACTAACGTCTAcgttatttactttctatacatctcgctcgcactaatatgcgagtacgggCGAGATGCACAGAAAGTAACTTACGTTcccgatagcgtttatgtcagtgtcaaactggtggtagccacacaggaTTAGCCCTCTGACGTCCCTTCAGTTTCACAGACTATTAATTGGTCATGGTCATGATCCCATATCTctcaaataaagataaagataaagtttattttattgaacaatatcaaaaacttaaaacaatcatcgtaaattattttttaacaagcaggaacgtctgcaaacgatgctattaagcttagaataaatttaaaagtggacaaattactgccttgggtgagacttgaactcacggcctctagaTCGATACCCCAGCGCTCTAccaactgagccaccaagacctcatccatagcaaGGGAATCTTTCCAcctatagcgacatctaccgtaagagcgttataATAAATGACCATAAAATAATTCCAAAAGAGTATGGAACTTACTTGGAGCACAGAAACCGTCAAGTTCTTGGTACCCGTTGTCGCAAGAACAGCGTCCTGCCTCGCAGACGGTGTTTAGTGTCCCCGTGCACTCTTGTGTCGTCTGGCATGAGTCTCCCAGCTctagtaaaaaaatatggttgtcgaatttaaactgttgtgagacatactaacattgaatcatttttacggtttagacttacttgttttaattaagtcactcgcgcgacatgtttcgaagagcctaggtctcctttctcaagcactaacagtgcgagcagcgttcacgacggcctacgtgtatcgcgtactgcggcactTTGCTTACTTGGGTGCTTGGTGgcacttaaaacaagtgagtctaactAAACCGTAAAAATTATtgaatatggttgtctgtaaagtcggtttacggacgataattttgcgtgatatcGTCAtaagaaaaattgcatactttttcatacgttaccatggagatctgtccacaacgtgacactttttcgtgcgcaccggtgttcatcgatttataagacgttaccACGTCAAAAAAGTTTTAATGTATGAGTACACAATACATATGTGAGGAGTCTACAGAtcgttttttaatgtatgagtACACAATACATATGTGAGGAGTCCACAGAtcgttttttaatgtatgagtACACAATACATATGTGAGGAGTCTACAGAtcgttttttaatgtatgagtACACAATACATATGTGAGGAGTCTACAGATCGTTTTTACCCAGAATGCCGGTGTCTTGGCGGACATTATCATGATATTCATGATCATTTATGTGGATAGGGTTTGTACCACCATAATGTAGTCTACATAGATTAGACATACATAAAAAGGCTAAttgcgagtcggaatcgcgttccaagggctccgtccattaagtccgactcacgcttgactgcacatttctaataggttttcctgtcatttataggtaaagaactattttgtgtatttttttttttattttagactcggtagtttcggagataaagggggggcgATAGTCGGACAGAcatacgcacgagtgatcctataagggtttcgtcttttccttttgaggtacggaatcctaaaaatacGCTGAAACCAACTGGCACAGTCGGTAGGATTAGCAATGGGCACGTTGCGGAATATTCGCAAAATTTCCGCAATTTCTGGAAACATTCATAACAAAATTCTCCTGAAAGTTTCCGTTCagattattacaagcttttatgtaaCTTGCAATCTACCTgtgtaatatacatatgtaagtatgtacatacTACATAGGTTAGTTAAGGTCaaatattgcaagttaaatttgactttagaaaaatatcctgataaagcaaagagtacacttacttaagaaagcactgattaacatgaattaatgtaagatataactagtattaacatgtaagcactaactaactgtaacaaaacaatataagtttacatataattaaggctaagcttagtttaaataatctccaaatatagagattgtaactgagattgattgtacaactaacctgttgattgaaaataaacagattaatttttttttacccaCTTcgcggtttccgatgaagctgaaaatttgcatacgtgtgtaagtcgggtgataatgcaatattatcataatattattatggtaccatggagctgatctgatgatggagacaggaggtggccataagaattctgtgatgaaacaacacaAGCTAATTGTATATggagtttttagaattgtctcaataAGTATTAgcttagttgtctgtggaaagaaaagtacaatcagcaataaaagcttgtaccaaaaatattatttatgccaaaaacttattttccttATGCAccttctttattctttattcaaacaaacacaagtataagtttacagcaaCTTAAGCCAAGACACATACTGTGAGTATATGCATTGaatatgtggcaataaacaattgggtactttcctctacttaaaataaattatttcacaccgtgcacgaaataaagcaccagaaaattattagaaaaacatagataggtagcagttatttttaaacacaatttatatttaatatattaaagtataaaaagtaggtgagttgaccgtgacgtcactacacacgttttcatataaattccatattaaatttgcaaatcgttttgacagttctaaaaaagaagctgatttgactagtaggaaaatagccaattcttattcttaagctGTTGCTATCAAATTCTTACCAAGTCCGCTGGATAGACACAGGCCTTCAGAAGCGACGAGGCCGTCGGGGCAGGCGCAGTACCCTTCGCCTTCCTCATTGACGGCACACTGGATTTCAAGCCCTCCGGCCAGGCAGTCGCTGTCAACCTGGCACGCCTCACCGACACCTGCGagtaattgcatgaattctatagtaatttaaattttattttacttatttactcgtaatgcatgttaattataagatgtaataatgttttgaaaagatgtgtcccgccgagtttgttgccagtcccatattgggataccctcctccaattgaggggggatttaaatcttctcgaggcagaggtctgttggagccggtgtagctttatttgacgttcataagcgcattgtagtagtagtaaaacactttattgtgcaaaaatcagaaaaaaaaacaggaaaaatTACATTCGTCATTagaacaaaggcgaacttatccctttaagggatctcttccagtaaTATGCCTTTACTATCTTTTAtgttttttatcttatcttttaaggTTGAAGTTAACGCCTAGAACAACTAAAGCCTTAAGTAGTTGCCAAGACTGTTTAGTAAAACGTTAATACGTCCAGGTCACACTCGCAGGATGGGAACTCCGACTGCCCCGGGCTCCAGGGCACTTATATTAGTGTCTCAACAGCAAACAGCCTACACATGCTGCGCTGCGCGTCCCACACAGCCTTCTCCAGGTTGCACTAGCAGGATGGGAACCCTCACTGCCCACTGCCCAGGGCTCTTATAATAGTGACTCACCAGCGAAAAGCCTGCACATGCTGCGCTGCGCGTCCCACACAGCCTGCTCCAGGTCGCACTCGCAGGATGGGAACCCCGACTGTCCCGGGCTCCGGGACTCTTATATTAGTGTCTCACCAGCAAACAGCCTGCACATGCTGCGCTCCGCGTCCCACACAGCCTGCTCCAGGTCGCACTCGCAGGAGCGGAGCCCCCACTGTCCCGGGGCTCCGCAGAACGCCGCAGCCCCGAACGTGTGGCACTGCTCGTCGACAAAGCAGAAATCGGTGATGAGGCGGGCCACTGGAAGATGGAACTGTTTTTAAACAATGTCTGTGAATTTAGAGAAGGGAGTTTACAGATTTCTAAAGGgtatttaagtaaaaaatatttattaaccaaGAAAAATTATGTAATACATGGTAATACTAGGTATACTGTATGCGGACTATTGCGGATAGGTTAATAGATGTAGTTTCTTTTTACAATAACATATTCTACTAGaataattataaagtttttcgtctggccgcgtagccaacatgccacaATCGCTTaagctccgtagcgatcgaacgTAACTGCCACTGtcgtactaatatggaagagtgattgacacaaagcgtttcgttgccGTAGCGATagtgattgtcaccttggctagaccggCAGGTCTGAAataaagcatttatttatttcttatttttaaacaacttttgacagttgccaaccccatttaaATCCCACTTACCTTTGAGGCAGTCCCTCATGTTCTCGTCGAAGAAGAAGTTGGCAGGGCAGGTGCAAATTCCATCCTCAACCACGGCCAACAGACCGACGCATTGCTCTTCGGTTGAAGGGGAGCCCAGTTCtaaaatataagaaaagtaTGCTAGTTGTACGgtatgataaagataaagataaaatatagtttattccaGTAGgaatattacaatgcgcttatgaacgtcaaataaagctacaccggctccaaccctacacctctgcccctagaagatttaaatcccccctcaattggacgagggtatcccaatatgggaccggcaacaattcggcgggacacatcttttcaaaaaattacatctgcattacgagtaaataaggaaaaaatacaatttaaattactatagaattatgTTTTAGACACTCGTGCTTTTGTATCTATTTTGAAGCACTGACAGTGCATGAGTAGCGTTTATATGACGGTGAGTTCAGGGACTAGTGGTCCACAAAAGGTTTTTGTATAAAGGATTTAATTGGCTCTTTTATACCTATTTATCGTTGTAATGGTAACGGAGAAATGGTTGTCCAGGAAATGTCAGTATGTTTATGGTGATGTCCGGATTTTTGTCAGGATATTCCTAATTTTCATGTGTTAACCCAAAAACTGACTAAGGGTCAGTTGTTTGGTCAACTGTTTGTCTTcgagagttcgctaaattttattgtatgaatggagagtttcatagtaaaccgccgcgacgcgccggctgacgttgatcagtctgtcaagtacggatggtgcaactggtacTAAGAATAGACTATAGACTTACCAGCTAAGCAAGCGCTTCCATCTTCACTACTATAATACCCAAGTGGGCAGATACATTGCCCCCAGATGGAACACTCAAAGGGCGCGGGGCAAGGGCTGGTAGCGCTGCACGCAGCGACACCTTCTCGCGCCATCTTTGTAGCCGTTATATTCGTGGCCGCCATCTTTGTGGACGCCATTTTGAGAGTCGCGTTTTGAGCAGTACGAGTTGTTGCGCTTGAGCTCTCTGAAATTAAATGCACCATCGGCATAGTATTAAAACAAAGATAGAAAAATGTATGTTGCAAAAGTTTACTGTTAAATTCAATAAAAGTGTGATAAAAGTTCAATCTCTTTTTGTacttctaaaatatttaaaaaaatgggaaTTACGCTGATACTGTTGAACATACCATATACGATGAAAATGTAAGCGACCTGATGACCTTATACATTATTCAAGCTGGATTTTTCGTCTAAAACATTCTGTTGAGACGTAATTTTAAGATATCGTACGGAATATCCCGCTTTAATTAAAGTCCATTGAGTGCAATCTCGTATCCGTATATTGTGTCCGTACACAATGTGTGTCGTGACCAGATCTTAGAATTGATCATTTTATGATGTGGccatcatttcatgaaatgatcggTTGGCCACATTATGAAAAAGTCAAAGCTAAGCTAGCCATATCATGAAGTGATCAATTCTATAATGGCATTTCTCATGACACATATACAATACCTACCATCAGGGTCGACAGTGGTGTCGTAGCAGAGGAACTCTCGCTCGCGGCAGGCGCCGTGCTCGAACTGACAGTCCTCGTCTATCACGCAGCCTTCATCCACAGCTGGAAAAAAGATTGAGTAAATACTTATTGCATTCCTGATACAAGCTTCTACTGCATCCCATTTAAGGCGGTTACGAAGATAAGTAAATAAGAGGGCGTGGGGATCACGATGCCACGATGAGGGGGCTCCTGGAGAAGGAGAAAAACGCTGGCTAGGACACAGACAGGTCCCCATGCTGAAAGTGTCTGTGATGATACCCCTCTTCATCACGGAAACCACTTCCGCGCGGCCACTGATTGATGAGACGAGTGAGTGAGGCATACTGGGCAGTGGGCATCCATCGTTTAAAAAAGGAACCTCGACacgaaaagaagaagaagaaatgagGGCCAATATCGAGGATCCAGCAGGGAATGCAATATAGTGAACAAATATCACATATTTTCTGCTTTGTTGCCCTGAATGTCGAGGATACAGAAAATAGGGCAGAAAGTGCTAAATAATACATCTATTAAGTACAAGTACCATGTCTCTTCTGATTCGTTCatgaattactagcgacccgccccggcttcgcacgggttaacaaattatacgtaaaccttcatcttgaatcactcaat
Above is a window of Cydia amplana chromosome 26, ilCydAmpl1.1, whole genome shotgun sequence DNA encoding:
- the LOC134660165 gene encoding prion-like-(Q/N-rich) domain-bearing protein 25 is translated as MWNSHLYFILCLLTPSLAIWQCSIDEDCAAALPGSVCASGQCMCPSWQQVVVGGTLCADYAPYYTSACVDDFQCSRLFTTFECRRNEDQTAGSCFCQPGHHYFHGRCWRSTDMGQPCSNHEECMGVIRDPFSMVCDGTCQCAEGYYSRQRGECRKIATAVDEGCVIDEDCQFEHGACREREFLCYDTTVDPDESSSATTRTAQNATLKMASTKMAATNITATKMAREGVAACSATSPCPAPFECSIWGQCICPLGYYSSEDGSACLAELGSPSTEEQCVGLLAVVEDGICTCPANFFFDENMRDCLKVARLITDFCFVDEQCHTFGAAAFCGAPGQWGLRSCECDLEQAVWDAERSMCRLFAGVGEACQVDSDCLAGGLEIQCAVNEEGEGYCACPDGLVASEGLCLSSGLELGDSCQTTQECTGTLNTVCEAGRCSCDNGYQELDGFCAPIIGGTCVENLDCVINNTECVAGTSGMTCQCTEEYVEYSDECWEVSPGYNANCTVDAQCFEGLGPNAVCLNGSCLCGPNFHFKDGGCWPVTGLFETCSRSSQCFLGEITDRVVCRNGLCQCDFDYPYSEEQHTCRSSAAMLASSSVIIITLLLYLFS